One Camelina sativa cultivar DH55 chromosome 3, Cs, whole genome shotgun sequence genomic window carries:
- the LOC104776096 gene encoding LOW QUALITY PROTEIN: protein TRIGALACTOSYLDIACYLGLYCEROL 1, chloroplastic-like (The sequence of the model RefSeq protein was modified relative to this genomic sequence to represent the inferred CDS: inserted 1 base in 1 codon) encodes MMQTCCIHQSFCFPHRILPRIDASCIGINKLPKQPCQLGFIRKTQSFGXSNLTRQRRLYVNLNANDGHPSMSMLEQVEEEEEEASTENSAQSPGAELPFSKWSPSKYIWRGLSVPIIAGQVVLRILKGKIHWRNTLQQLERTGPKSLGVCLLTSTFVGMAFTIQFVREFTRLGLNRSIGGVLALAFSRELSPVITSIVVAGRMGSAFAAELGTMQVSEQTDTLRVLGADPIDYLITPRVIASCLALPFLTLMCFTVGMASSALLSDAVYGISINIIMDSAHRALKPWDIVSAMIKSQVFGAIISVISCSWGVTTTGGAKGVGESTTSAVVMSLVGIFIADFVLSSFFFQGAGDSLKNCV; translated from the exons ATGATGCAGACTTGTTGTATCCATCAATCGTTTTGTTTCCCTCATAG AATCCTTCCAAGGATTGATGCATCATGCATTGGGATTAATAAGCTCCCTAAGCAGCCTTGTCAACTTGGATTCATCAGAAAAACTCAGTCTTTTG ATTCGAATCTAACACGGCAAAGAAGATTATATGTGAACTTGAATGCTAATGACGGTCACCCATCCATGTCTATGTTGGaacaagtagaagaagaagaagaagaagcatccaCTGAAAACAGTGCACAGAGTCCGGGAGCTGAGCTTCCGTTCAGCAAATGGTCACCTTCTAAGTACATTTGGAGAGGCTTATCAGTCCCTATCATTGCAGGACAAGTCGTTCTCCGGATTCTTAAGGGTAAGATTCACTGGAGGAACACTCTTCAACAGCTGGAGAGAACAGGACCCAAATCTCTTGGAGTTTGTCTTCTCACTTCTACGTTTGTTGGTATGGCTTTCACGATCCAGTTCGTTAGagaattcactagactaggttTAAACAGATCCATTGGAGGCGTCTTGGCTTTAGCCTTCTCTAGAGAGCTAAGTCCAGTCATCACATCGATCGTTGTTGCTGGAAGAATGGGAAGCGCGTTTGCAGCAGAACTAGGGACAATGCAAGTCTCAGAGCAAACTGATACACTCAGGGTTTTAGGAGCAGACCCAATTGATTATCTAATCACACCAAGAGTCATCGCCTCGTGTCTGGCTTTACCGTTTCTGACACTCATGTGTTTCACTGTCGGTATGGCTTCGAGCGCTCTACTCTCTGATGCGGTTTACGGGATCAGTATTAACATAATCATGGACTCTGCTCACAGAGCACTTAAACCATGGGATATTGTGAGTGCCATGATTAAATCTCAGGTCTTTGGAGCTATCATATCGGTGATTAGTTGTTCTTGGGGAGTAACCACTACGGGAGGTGCTAAAGGTGTTGGTGAATCTACAACTTCTGCAGTTGTCATGTCTCTTGTTGGAATCTTTATTGCGGATTTTGtgctttcttccttcttctttcagGGTGCTGGTGATTCTTTGAAGAACTGtgtttga